One segment of Streptomyces sp. XD-27 DNA contains the following:
- a CDS encoding SpoIIE family protein phosphatase yields the protein MGEDTPGPGEARPTADGPGGGGAEDRLPRRLAFEEALATPLTDAVRAAGGYGGGVYLRSRDRRTLVLAMVAGVPSSVIRNWWRLPVSGALPAPEAYRSGRPVHLADEGETMRRFPQLSVGMPYRFASHCQPVRVGDEVVGILYVLWAAGKAPAPEALDGPDGSGGPDGSGGPVRSAAEDMGRSLAALAARGRRVEYEDDPISVRLPAEVAGVRVGLIDWDLDSGAFVADDEACAVLGVDPGDFGGTIADLERRVCPDDLYELRAAEQDLEERGWVRGRTFRVRDTSAEPDETPAGAYADSAGGEDVRYRPVELWARSVRLPLPAPGASPAPEPGPPPSPAQSPSSPPQPSSPAPPAEGRAGAGAGRPPSVSGGAPARGSSPSVSGGAPARGSSPSASGGAPARGSSPSADTLPPVHGPPPSGPAAGPPVHGPPPSGPAAGPPVHGPPPSGPAAGPPIHGPPPSAPAAGPRRLVGVVVDAVSGTTAAEAAERLPDGVFSLDQDGRLTYANHRAEELLRTPRAQLLGRYPWHMMPWLSDPEYEDRYRAAMLSQEPTSFIVRHPAGEWLGFVLYPDVHGLTGRVFPSKPPPRHARPGRRPEPVPRAAMPHAVAVTRPGALYQVVHMASVLTEAVTVREVCRAVADHLMPMIGGYELALYLVRDKRMHLAWESGYPEGFLDRFEGVGLDQRLPGVETMTTGVPIFFESPRQLAHAYPGIAMDPMRAWAFLPLIASGQAVGSCILGFEAPRVFTADERATLTALAGLVAQALERARLYDAEFALARGLQDALLPHRLPPVPGLRTAGRYLPGTQGMEIGGDWYDVIESARGVALVIGDVEGHSVAAAAVMGQLRSAVIALAPTAAGPGEVVSRTNRLLMDLDAGLCATCCYIELDPRTGTGLGVRAGHPPPVLRRPDGRTEVLDLAGGTMLGVVPLGDYPVTPVTLPRGAVLALYTDGLVEQPGQDIDAGIAALGESLARTSTDSLESMADDVIQVARRTEDRPDDVALLLTMYAGL from the coding sequence ATGGGTGAGGACACGCCGGGGCCGGGGGAGGCCCGGCCGACGGCCGATGGCCCGGGCGGCGGCGGTGCGGAGGACCGGCTGCCGCGCCGCCTCGCGTTCGAAGAGGCCCTCGCCACGCCACTGACCGACGCCGTACGCGCCGCGGGCGGCTACGGCGGCGGGGTCTACCTCCGGTCACGCGACCGCAGAACGCTCGTGCTCGCCATGGTCGCCGGGGTGCCCAGCTCGGTGATCAGGAACTGGTGGCGGCTCCCGGTCAGCGGCGCGCTGCCCGCCCCCGAGGCGTACCGCTCCGGGCGGCCCGTCCACCTCGCGGACGAAGGCGAGACCATGCGCCGCTTCCCGCAGCTGTCGGTCGGGATGCCGTACCGGTTCGCCTCCCACTGCCAGCCCGTACGCGTCGGCGACGAGGTCGTCGGCATCCTGTACGTGCTGTGGGCGGCCGGGAAGGCCCCCGCGCCCGAGGCCCTTGACGGCCCTGATGGCTCCGGCGGACCCGATGGCTCGGGCGGACCCGTCCGTTCCGCCGCCGAGGACATGGGGCGGTCCCTGGCCGCGCTGGCGGCGCGGGGCAGGCGGGTGGAGTACGAGGACGACCCGATCAGCGTGCGGCTGCCCGCCGAGGTCGCCGGGGTGCGGGTGGGGCTGATCGACTGGGACCTCGACTCCGGCGCGTTCGTCGCCGACGACGAGGCCTGCGCCGTCCTCGGCGTCGATCCCGGCGACTTCGGGGGCACGATCGCCGACCTGGAGCGCCGGGTCTGCCCGGACGACCTGTACGAACTGCGGGCCGCCGAGCAGGATCTGGAGGAGCGGGGGTGGGTGCGCGGCCGCACGTTCCGGGTCCGGGACACCAGCGCCGAGCCTGACGAGACGCCTGCTGGCGCCTATGCCGATTCCGCGGGCGGCGAGGACGTCCGGTACCGGCCCGTCGAACTGTGGGCCCGATCGGTGCGGCTGCCCTTGCCCGCGCCTGGGGCTTCGCCCGCGCCTGAGCCTGGGCCGCCGCCTTCCCCCGCGCAGTCGCCGTCTTCGCCCCCGCAGCCCTCTTCGCCTGCACCCCCGGCTGAGGGCAGGGCCGGGGCCGGGGCCGGCCGACCACCGTCCGTGTCGGGCGGTGCCCCGGCGCGTGGCAGCTCACCGTCCGTGTCGGGCGGTGCCCCGGCGCGTGGCAGCTCACCGTCCGCGTCAGGTGGTGCCCCGGCCCGTGGCAGCTCACCGTCCGCGGACACGCTCCCGCCCGTCCACGGCCCGCCGCCGTCCGGCCCGGCCGCCGGGCCGCCCGTCCACGGCCCGCCGCCGTCCGGCCCGGCCGCCGGGCCGCCCGTCCACGGCCCGCCGCCGTCCGGTCCGGCCGCCGGGCCACCCATCCACGGCCCGCCGCCATCCGCCCCCGCCGCCGGGCCGCGCCGCCTCGTCGGTGTCGTCGTCGACGCCGTCTCCGGGACCACCGCCGCCGAAGCCGCCGAGCGGCTGCCCGACGGGGTCTTCTCCCTCGACCAGGACGGCCGCCTCACCTACGCCAACCACCGCGCCGAGGAGCTGCTGCGCACTCCCCGCGCCCAACTGCTCGGCCGGTACCCGTGGCACATGATGCCCTGGCTGTCCGACCCGGAGTACGAGGACCGCTACCGGGCGGCGATGCTCTCCCAGGAGCCCACCTCCTTCATCGTCCGCCATCCGGCCGGGGAGTGGCTGGGCTTCGTGCTCTACCCCGATGTGCACGGGCTGACCGGCCGGGTCTTCCCCAGCAAGCCGCCCCCGCGGCACGCGCGGCCCGGCAGGCGCCCTGAACCCGTGCCGCGGGCGGCGATGCCCCATGCCGTCGCGGTGACCCGGCCCGGCGCCCTCTACCAGGTCGTCCACATGGCCAGCGTGCTCACCGAGGCCGTCACCGTGCGCGAGGTCTGCCGGGCCGTCGCCGACCACCTCATGCCCATGATCGGCGGCTACGAGCTGGCCCTGTACCTGGTGCGGGACAAGCGGATGCACCTGGCCTGGGAGTCCGGTTACCCGGAGGGCTTCCTCGACCGGTTCGAGGGCGTCGGCCTCGACCAGCGGCTGCCCGGCGTCGAGACGATGACCACCGGAGTGCCGATCTTCTTCGAGTCGCCCCGGCAGCTGGCCCACGCCTACCCCGGCATCGCGATGGACCCGATGCGGGCCTGGGCCTTCCTGCCGCTGATCGCCTCCGGCCAGGCCGTCGGCTCCTGCATCCTCGGCTTCGAGGCGCCGCGCGTCTTCACCGCCGACGAGCGCGCCACGCTGACCGCGCTGGCCGGGCTGGTCGCCCAGGCGCTGGAGCGCGCCCGGCTGTACGACGCCGAGTTCGCCCTCGCCCGCGGCCTCCAGGACGCGCTGCTGCCGCACCGGCTGCCGCCGGTTCCCGGGCTGCGGACGGCCGGGCGCTATCTGCCGGGTACTCAGGGCATGGAGATCGGCGGCGACTGGTACGACGTCATCGAGTCGGCGCGCGGCGTCGCCCTGGTCATCGGGGACGTGGAGGGCCACAGCGTCGCCGCGGCCGCCGTCATGGGCCAGCTGCGCAGCGCCGTGATCGCCCTGGCGCCCACCGCGGCGGGCCCCGGCGAGGTCGTCAGCCGGACGAACCGGCTGCTGATGGACCTGGACGCGGGCCTCTGCGCCACCTGCTGCTACATCGAGCTGGACCCGAGAACGGGCACCGGCCTGGGCGTACGCGCCGGCCACCCGCCACCCGTGCTGCGCCGCCCCGACGGGCGCACGGAGGTACTGGACCTGGCCGGCGGCACCATGCTCGGCGTGGTCCCGCTGGGCGACTACCCGGTGACCCCGGTGACGCTGCCGCGCGGCGCGGTCCTGGCGCTGTACACCGACGGGCTCGTCGAGCAGCCGGGACAGGACATCGACGCGGGGATCGCGGCGCTGGGCGAGAGCCTGGCCCGTACGTCGACCGATTCGCTGGAGTCCATGGCGGACGACGTCATCCAGGTGGCCCGGCGCACGGAGGACCGACCGGACGACGTGGCGCTGCTGCTGACCATGTACGCCGGACTGTGA
- a CDS encoding Uma2 family endonuclease: protein MAALPDWMRPPRAEGWLAEDLDHLPDAPRHTELIDGALVFMMSPQRSWHGRLVTALTLALMEQAPDGIEVEREMTIRLDDRNRPEPDLLVTTAPYEPDRTWYAPGDVLLVVEVVSPESAHRDRTVKLRKYAEAGIGHYWCVEEEHGRPVVHVYELDRPTCRYAPSGIYRGALKRDVPFAIGLELDRLVPGK, encoded by the coding sequence ATGGCCGCCCTACCCGACTGGATGCGCCCGCCCCGCGCTGAGGGGTGGCTCGCGGAGGACCTGGATCATCTTCCCGACGCGCCCCGCCACACTGAGCTGATCGACGGAGCACTTGTCTTCATGATGTCGCCGCAGCGGTCTTGGCACGGCCGTCTCGTCACCGCCCTGACCCTCGCGCTCATGGAGCAGGCGCCGGACGGCATCGAGGTCGAACGGGAGATGACCATCCGCCTGGACGACCGCAATCGTCCCGAGCCGGACCTGTTGGTGACGACGGCCCCCTACGAGCCGGATCGCACCTGGTACGCACCGGGCGATGTGCTCCTCGTCGTCGAGGTCGTCTCGCCCGAGTCCGCCCACCGCGACCGCACGGTCAAGCTGCGCAAGTACGCGGAGGCAGGCATCGGGCACTACTGGTGTGTCGAGGAAGAGCACGGCCGGCCGGTCGTCCACGTCTACGAGCTGGATCGCCCGACCTGCCGGTACGCCCCGTCCGGGATCTATCGGGGTGCTCTGAAGCGCGACGTGCCCTTCGCGATCGGGCTCGAACTCGACCGCCTGGTCCCCGGGAAGTGA
- a CDS encoding GNAT family N-acetyltransferase, with amino-acid sequence MTDDQWVKLELDVASYDADVFEEYVTRCRSAGIRLTTLADLGDTPEHRRALYELNKECSADIPERGEFFTYEEFVERRFAVPSYDPRGVVIALDGDTWVGLAATSRHDDFLFNEMTGVRAPHRGRGISIAMKAYGMRFVRECGAKRVRTFHHPANASAISMNRRLGYVDARD; translated from the coding sequence ATGACCGACGACCAGTGGGTGAAGCTCGAACTCGACGTGGCCTCGTACGACGCGGACGTCTTCGAGGAATACGTGACGCGGTGCCGGTCCGCCGGCATCCGGCTGACCACGCTGGCCGACCTCGGGGACACGCCGGAGCACCGCCGCGCGCTGTACGAGCTGAACAAGGAGTGCTCCGCCGACATCCCCGAGCGCGGCGAGTTCTTCACGTACGAGGAGTTCGTCGAGCGCCGTTTCGCCGTCCCCTCCTACGACCCGCGGGGCGTCGTGATCGCGCTGGACGGCGACACCTGGGTCGGGCTCGCGGCGACGTCACGGCACGACGACTTCCTGTTCAACGAGATGACCGGGGTGCGGGCGCCCCACCGGGGACGTGGCATCTCGATCGCCATGAAGGCCTACGGGATGCGCTTCGTCAGGGAGTGCGGGGCGAAGCGGGTCCGCACGTTCCACCACCCCGCCAACGCGAGCGCCATCTCCATGAACCGGCGGCTGGGGTACGTGGACGCGCGGGACTGA
- a CDS encoding MerR family transcriptional regulator, with amino-acid sequence MSELSRSSGVPVATIKYYLREGLLPQGEATAVNQADYSELHLRRLRLIRALVGVRGLSVSGAKEVLAGVSAHVSDMHQMLGIVLGARPVDKAAAKPSRTAVDEVDELVKAVDWQVSDHAPAKQVIAETLTTLRSLGVDVDWQTLLPYAELARRTATLDLDQLQDTDDPLDRAERAVVLTVLLEPVLLSLRRLAQENESARRYGA; translated from the coding sequence ATGTCTGAGCTGAGCCGGAGCAGCGGGGTGCCGGTCGCGACGATCAAGTACTACCTACGGGAGGGCCTCCTGCCCCAAGGCGAGGCCACCGCCGTCAACCAGGCCGACTACAGCGAGCTCCACCTGCGCCGCCTCCGCCTGATCCGCGCCCTGGTGGGCGTGCGCGGGCTCTCGGTGAGCGGGGCCAAGGAGGTTCTCGCCGGCGTCTCCGCGCACGTCTCGGACATGCACCAGATGCTCGGCATCGTCCTGGGCGCGCGGCCGGTCGACAAAGCCGCCGCGAAGCCGAGCAGGACGGCGGTCGACGAAGTGGACGAGCTGGTGAAGGCGGTCGACTGGCAGGTCTCCGACCACGCCCCCGCCAAGCAGGTCATCGCCGAGACCCTGACGACCCTGCGCTCCCTGGGCGTGGACGTCGACTGGCAGACCCTCCTCCCCTACGCGGAACTGGCCCGGCGCACCGCGACCCTCGACCTCGACCAGCTCCAGGACACGGACGACCCACTCGATCGGGCCGAACGCGCGGTGGTCCTCACCGTGCTCCTCGAGCCCGTACTGCTGTCGCTGCGGCGGCTCGCCCAGGAGAACGAGTCGGCCAGGCGCTACGGAGCCTGA
- a CDS encoding MFS transporter: MTTPKSAGEAPAQAPGEHTVPLWLTIVACSVPMFMVALDNLVVSTALRTLAVDLEASTSDLQWFVNAYVLTFACLLLTAAGLGDRFGRRKVFVLGIVVFTASSIACGLAETTGQLIAGRTLQGFGAAAVMPLSLTLLAAAVPERKRGLALGLWSGISGLAVAGGPVVGGAVVDGLDWQWIFWVNVPVGVVAVPLALWVLKESSVPDTRLDVPGMVLATGALVGIVWAIVNGGQDGWTSGRILAMFGAGALLLLLFILWERRAPSPLLPLGFYRVRAFVLSNIVSATMYFGVFGSIFLLSQYLQIAPARTPLHAGVLTLAWTLMPMVTAPLAGLITDRVGGGRLMALGLFLQAVGLAWINLVATDDTPYSKLVIAMILGGTGMGFAFAPTAAVVLGSVPREHQGKASGANTTVREIGGALGIAVLSTVFADSGNDRSPRHSSTGCTPRSGSAWEWCSSAPSAVCSSPALRGRATTPVPPAPPGIPVPRNRSGPDPRVRPEPAPRGRQGRLPRETGQGLPRGPSGLTPQPPARRSPVGGTSWWRGLVCVRPGRARHGWHG; this comes from the coding sequence ATGACCACGCCGAAATCCGCGGGTGAGGCACCTGCGCAGGCCCCCGGGGAGCACACCGTCCCCCTGTGGCTGACCATCGTCGCGTGCAGCGTCCCGATGTTCATGGTGGCGCTCGACAATCTGGTGGTCTCCACGGCGCTGCGCACCCTCGCCGTCGACCTCGAGGCGTCCACGTCCGACCTCCAGTGGTTCGTCAACGCCTACGTCCTGACCTTCGCCTGCCTCCTGCTCACCGCCGCCGGACTCGGCGACCGCTTCGGGCGGCGCAAGGTCTTCGTCCTCGGCATCGTCGTCTTCACCGCCTCGTCCATCGCGTGCGGCCTCGCCGAGACCACCGGCCAGCTCATCGCGGGGCGCACCCTCCAGGGCTTCGGGGCCGCGGCCGTCATGCCGCTGTCCCTGACGCTGCTCGCGGCGGCCGTCCCCGAGCGCAAGCGCGGCCTGGCGCTCGGCCTCTGGTCCGGCATCAGCGGGCTGGCCGTGGCGGGCGGGCCGGTGGTGGGCGGCGCCGTGGTCGACGGCCTGGACTGGCAGTGGATCTTCTGGGTCAACGTGCCCGTCGGCGTGGTCGCCGTACCACTGGCGCTGTGGGTGCTCAAGGAGAGCTCGGTGCCCGACACCCGGCTCGACGTGCCCGGCATGGTGCTCGCCACCGGCGCGCTCGTCGGCATCGTCTGGGCCATCGTCAACGGCGGGCAGGACGGCTGGACGTCGGGCCGCATCCTGGCCATGTTCGGCGCGGGCGCGCTCCTGCTCCTGCTGTTCATCCTGTGGGAGCGCCGCGCCCCGAGCCCCCTGCTGCCGCTCGGCTTCTACCGGGTCCGGGCCTTCGTCCTGAGCAACATCGTCTCGGCGACCATGTACTTCGGGGTCTTCGGCTCGATCTTCCTGCTCTCGCAGTACCTCCAGATCGCCCCGGCGCGCACCCCGCTGCACGCGGGTGTGCTGACCCTGGCCTGGACGCTGATGCCCATGGTGACAGCGCCGCTCGCCGGCCTGATCACCGACCGGGTCGGCGGCGGCCGCCTCATGGCCCTCGGCCTCTTCCTCCAGGCCGTCGGTCTCGCCTGGATCAACCTGGTGGCCACCGACGACACCCCGTACTCCAAGCTCGTCATCGCCATGATCCTCGGCGGTACGGGCATGGGCTTCGCCTTCGCGCCCACCGCGGCGGTCGTGCTGGGCTCGGTCCCCCGGGAGCATCAGGGCAAGGCATCCGGCGCCAACACCACGGTCCGCGAGATCGGCGGCGCCCTCGGCATCGCCGTCCTGAGCACGGTCTTCGCCGACAGCGGCAACGACCGCAGCCCCAGGCATTCGTCGACGGGCTGCACCCCGCGGTCTGGGTCGGCGTGGGAGTGGTGCTCTTCGGCGCCCTCTGCGGTCTGTTCATCTCCCGCCCTCCGCGGGCGGGCGACGACGCCGGTCCCGCCGGCACCGCCGGGGATTCCCGTACCGAGGAACCGGTCGGGGCCTGACCCGAGGGTCCGGCCAGAGCCTGCGCCGAGGGGCCGGCAAGGACGCTTGCCCCGGGAAACCGGCCAGGGCCTGCCCCGGGGCCCCTCGGGCCTGACGCCACAACCGCCGGCGCGCCGTTCACCCGTCGGTGGCACATCCTGGTGGAGAGGACTCGTATGCGTCCGTCCCGGGAGGGCGCGGCATGGGTGGCATGGGTGA
- a CDS encoding DNA sulfur modification protein DndB, with protein MHDPHGPEYVDQLDPSRGHALRVTPVAPMRYIAAMRWDQLHSLVPDPRQAEAVKELRYLSEEQRTQAELRNEIQRTIKGTKKKDNARACAGYIAASLKGERGECWATPPFALWLPGEMDVVRARSPFGDVLLAYVPYGTTGILVDAETQHLAHLLLLEDPAAYGLAKAQVNHRVVSVEIYNGIDVVAARQIFHDRNLLGVVPNKNVALRNDSSSIATNIAQWLLDDVVIPRSVHGEDVPLRRLVSETKRQLGDSDTEWMTLSSLRAFVVTALFGRAGIAKTSGPVNEPPDGCTEKAARLAVAEVSTALFGAFAGQFDMRTSTVIAAPAMLAALGVVAHRSMPWAAEPRRSASEIISLLSDVCWARVPAVWDGIVGKRTFVPPAGKSMLSLAGGIKDNASKTATALEDPTSPRYRQVRMQIGTAAPAHATAAAPPG; from the coding sequence ATGCACGACCCGCATGGGCCGGAGTACGTCGACCAGCTCGATCCGTCGCGCGGCCACGCGTTACGGGTCACGCCGGTGGCGCCGATGCGCTACATCGCCGCCATGCGATGGGACCAGCTGCACAGCCTCGTACCCGATCCGCGCCAGGCCGAGGCGGTCAAGGAGCTGAGGTACCTCTCGGAGGAGCAGCGCACCCAGGCCGAACTGCGGAACGAGATCCAGCGGACCATCAAGGGGACGAAGAAGAAGGACAACGCCCGGGCCTGCGCCGGTTACATCGCCGCGAGCCTGAAGGGCGAGCGCGGTGAGTGCTGGGCCACCCCGCCGTTCGCCCTGTGGCTCCCGGGCGAGATGGACGTGGTGCGCGCCAGGAGCCCGTTCGGGGACGTCCTGCTCGCCTACGTCCCCTACGGCACGACCGGCATTCTGGTCGACGCCGAGACCCAGCACCTGGCCCACCTGCTCCTCCTGGAGGACCCGGCGGCGTACGGACTGGCGAAGGCCCAGGTCAACCATCGCGTCGTGAGCGTCGAGATCTACAACGGCATCGATGTGGTCGCGGCACGGCAGATCTTCCACGACCGGAACCTGCTGGGCGTCGTCCCCAACAAGAATGTGGCGTTGCGCAACGACTCCAGCAGCATCGCGACCAACATCGCGCAGTGGCTCCTGGACGACGTCGTGATCCCCCGCTCGGTCCATGGCGAGGACGTCCCGCTGCGGAGGCTCGTTTCGGAGACCAAGCGCCAGCTTGGGGACAGCGACACCGAGTGGATGACGCTGTCGTCGCTGCGTGCGTTCGTGGTGACCGCGTTGTTCGGCCGTGCCGGGATCGCCAAGACGAGCGGGCCCGTCAACGAGCCACCCGATGGTTGTACAGAAAAGGCGGCGCGGCTGGCTGTGGCCGAGGTCAGCACTGCGCTCTTCGGGGCCTTCGCCGGGCAGTTCGACATGCGTACGTCGACGGTCATCGCGGCCCCGGCCATGCTCGCCGCGTTGGGCGTCGTGGCACACCGCTCCATGCCCTGGGCGGCCGAACCCCGGCGCAGCGCATCGGAGATCATCTCCCTGCTGTCAGATGTCTGCTGGGCCCGTGTCCCCGCCGTCTGGGACGGCATCGTGGGCAAGCGGACTTTCGTTCCGCCGGCCGGCAAGAGCATGCTCTCCCTGGCAGGCGGCATCAAGGACAACGCCTCCAAGACCGCCACGGCTCTGGAGGATCCCACATCGCCGCGATACCGCCAGGTCCGCATGCAGATCGGGACTGCGGCCCCTGCCCACGCCACGGCGGCCGCGCCCCCTGGATGA
- a CDS encoding DUF3291 domain-containing protein, protein MPTLPWTAPNPATPGTRALVMASRFEVRSPRDVPRFLLKSFSAWGQVRKAPGALGASLIAQPMKRTFYTLSAWESRDALYAYARAEPHRSIMTGLRSTCRSSTFDFWDVPVEELPLSWDDARRRLRAKRAADEAERRTDSA, encoded by the coding sequence GTGCCGACACTTCCCTGGACAGCTCCGAATCCGGCCACTCCCGGGACACGGGCCCTGGTCATGGCATCCCGTTTCGAGGTGCGGTCCCCGCGCGACGTGCCGCGCTTCCTCCTGAAGTCGTTCAGCGCCTGGGGGCAGGTGCGGAAGGCGCCGGGGGCGCTCGGCGCCTCGCTCATCGCGCAGCCGATGAAGCGCACCTTCTACACGCTCTCCGCCTGGGAGAGCCGTGACGCGCTCTACGCCTACGCCCGCGCCGAACCGCACCGCAGCATCATGACCGGCCTGCGCTCGACCTGCCGGTCGTCGACCTTCGACTTCTGGGACGTGCCCGTCGAAGAGCTCCCCCTCAGCTGGGACGACGCCAGGCGCCGGCTGCGCGCCAAGCGCGCCGCGGACGAGGCCGAGCGGAGGACCGATTCTGCATGA